One Dama dama isolate Ldn47 chromosome 18, ASM3311817v1, whole genome shotgun sequence DNA window includes the following coding sequences:
- the TMEM139 gene encoding transmembrane protein 139 codes for MVPGQLWGKLEKPLLFLCCTSFLLGLALLGIRPDIAPVAYFFLSLGGFFLLACLLACVLEWGSRSGQTESPGASSNARDNEAFEVPTYVEATVMEPQPHPQELDLPPSYSSVVIPPGLEEGQPNHPEEPRRARLDRRVGSEGSVTSASPRRPPISLRLRWSRTVSTVPDLQTLWTPPRLEPLTPPPAYEVSCGHSDDDVFYGNNWTPS; via the exons atggtgccaggccagctgtgggggaaactggagaAGCCGCTTCTCTTCCTGTGCTGCACCTCCTTCCTCCTGGGGCTGGCTTTGCTGGGGATACGGCCGGACATCGCCCCTGTGGCTTATTTCTTTCTCAGCTTGGGTGGCTTCTTTTTGTTGGCCTGCCTCCTGGCCTGTGTTTTGGAATGGGGGTCTCGATCAGGGCAGACCGAGAGCCCAGGGGCCTCCAGCAATGCACG GGACAATGAAGCCTTTGAGGTGCCAACCTATGTTGAAGCCACAGTGATGGAGCCGCAGCCCCACCCCCAAGAGTTGGACCTACCACCCTCTTACAGCAGCGTTGTAATCCCCCCAGGACTTGAGGAGGGACAGCCTAACCATCCAGAGGAGCCCAGGAGAGCCAGATTGGACAGGCGAGTGGGCTCAGAGGGGTCTGTGACCTCAGCAAGTCCTAGAAGACCTCCAATCAGCCTGCGGCTTCGGTGGTCACGGACTGTGTCCACTGTTCCTGATCTGCAGACCTTGTGGACGCCCCCCAGATTGGAACCTCTGACTCCACCGCCTGCCTATGAAGTCAGCTGTGGTCACTCTGATGATGATGTTTTCTATGGAAACAACTGGACACCCTCCTAA
- the CASP2 gene encoding caspase-2 isoform X1 gives MAAPSAGSRSALQPKEQMAADRGRRMLRGCGMHPDHQEALKKNRVVLAKELLLSELLEHLLERDIITLEMREHIQAKTGSFGQNVELLNLLPKRGPQAFDAFCVALRETKQSHLEELLLRTLSGLQPVVPPLSCDYDLSLPFPACESCARRKQLRLSPDAVEHSLDHGDGPPCLQVKPCTPEFYQTHHQLAYRLQSRPRGLALVLSNIHFTGEKDLEFRSGGDVDHSTLVTLFKLLGYKVHILLDQTAQEMQEKLQNFAQLPAHRVTDSCIVALLSHGVEGGIYGVDGKLLQLQEVFRLFDNANCPSLQNKPKMFFIQACRGDETDRGVDQQDGKNHNRSPDCEVSDASGEELLKTRLPTRSDMICGYACLRGTAAMRNTKRGSWYVEALTQVFSERACDMHVADMLVKVNALIKEREGYAPGTEFHRCKEMSEYCSTLCRHLYLFPGHPPT, from the exons ATGGCGGCGCCGAGCGCGGGCTCCCGGTCCGCCCTCCAGCCAAAGGAGCAGATGGCTGCTGATAGGGGGCGCAG GATGTTGAGAGGGTGTGGCATGCATCCTGACCATCAGGAAGCTCTCAAAAAGAACCGCGTGGTGCTGGCCAAAGAGCTGCTGCTGAGCGAACTGTTGGAACACCTCCTGGAGAGGGACATTATCACCTTGGAAATGAGAGAGCACATTCAG GCCAAGACGGGCAGTTTCGGCCAGAACGTGGAACTCCTCAACTTGCTGCCCAAGAGAGGCCCCCAGGCCTTTGATGCCTTCTGTGTGGCCCTGAGGGAGACCAAGCAGAGCCACCTGGAGGAGCTGCTGCTCAGAACCCTGTCCGGTCTTCAGCCTGTAGTCCCGCCG TTGAGCTGCGACTATGACCTGAGTCTCCCTTTCCCAGCGTGTGAGTCCTGTGCCCGCCGCAAGCAGCTCCGCCTGTCTCCAG ATGCGGTGGAACACTCCCTAGACCATGGAGATGGTCCTCCCTGCCTCCAGGTGAAGCCCTGCACGCCTGAGTTTTATCAGACACACCACCAGCTG GCCTACAGGTTGCAGTCTCGGCCCCGCGGCCTGGCACTGGTGCTTAGCAACATTCACTTCACTGGAGAGAAAGACCTGGAATTCCGCTCGGGAGGGGATGTGGACCACAGCACTCTCGTCACTCTCTTCAAGCTCTTGGGCTACAAAGTTCACATTCTTCTTGACCAGACCGCACAG gaaatgcaagagaAGCTGCAGAATTTTGCCCAGCTCCCGGCTCACCGAGTCACTGACTCCTGCATAGTGGCACTCCTCTCCCACGGCGTGGAGGGCGGCATCTACGGCGTGGACGGCAAACTGCTCCAG CTACAAGAGGTTTTTCGGCTCTTTGACAATGCCAACTGCCCGAGCCTACAGAACAAACCGAAAATGTTCTTCATCCAGGCCTGCCGTGGAG ATGAAACGGATCGGGGGGTCGACCAGCAAGACGGGAAGAACCACAACCGATCCCCCGATTGCGAGGTGAGTGATGCCAGTGGAGAGGAGCTGCTGAAGACGCGGCTGCCCACCCGCTCGGACATGATCTGTGGCTACGCCTGCCTCAGAG GGACCGCTGCCATGCGCAACACCAAGCGAGGCTCCTGGTACGTGGAGGCCCTCACGCAGGTGTTCTCCGAGAGGGCCTGTGACATGCACGTGGCCGACATGCTGGTGAAG gtgaacGCACTCATCAAGGAGCGAGAAGGCTACGCCCCAGGCACGGAGTTCCACCGCTGCAAGGAGATGTCCGAGTACTGTAGCACCCTGTGCCGCCACCTCTATCTCTTCCCTGGCCACCCCCCCACATGA
- the CASP2 gene encoding caspase-2 isoform X3 — MAAPSAGSRSALQPKEQMAADRGRRMLRGCGMHPDHQEALKKNRVVLAKELLLSELLEHLLERDIITLEMREHIQAKTGSFGQNVELLNLLPKRGPQAFDAFCVALRETKQSHLEELLLRTLSGLQPVVPPLSCDYDLSLPFPACESCARRKQLRLSPDAVEHSLDHGDGPPCLQVKPCTPEFYQTHHQLAYRLQSRPRGLALVLSNIHFTGEKDLEFRSGGDVDHSTLVTLFKLLGYKVHILLDQTAQEMQEKLQNFAQLPAHRVTDSCIVALLSHGVEGGIYGVDGKLLQLQEVFRLFDNANCPSLQNKPKMFFIQACRGGASGSPGHLLLFTAATASLAL; from the exons ATGGCGGCGCCGAGCGCGGGCTCCCGGTCCGCCCTCCAGCCAAAGGAGCAGATGGCTGCTGATAGGGGGCGCAG GATGTTGAGAGGGTGTGGCATGCATCCTGACCATCAGGAAGCTCTCAAAAAGAACCGCGTGGTGCTGGCCAAAGAGCTGCTGCTGAGCGAACTGTTGGAACACCTCCTGGAGAGGGACATTATCACCTTGGAAATGAGAGAGCACATTCAG GCCAAGACGGGCAGTTTCGGCCAGAACGTGGAACTCCTCAACTTGCTGCCCAAGAGAGGCCCCCAGGCCTTTGATGCCTTCTGTGTGGCCCTGAGGGAGACCAAGCAGAGCCACCTGGAGGAGCTGCTGCTCAGAACCCTGTCCGGTCTTCAGCCTGTAGTCCCGCCG TTGAGCTGCGACTATGACCTGAGTCTCCCTTTCCCAGCGTGTGAGTCCTGTGCCCGCCGCAAGCAGCTCCGCCTGTCTCCAG ATGCGGTGGAACACTCCCTAGACCATGGAGATGGTCCTCCCTGCCTCCAGGTGAAGCCCTGCACGCCTGAGTTTTATCAGACACACCACCAGCTG GCCTACAGGTTGCAGTCTCGGCCCCGCGGCCTGGCACTGGTGCTTAGCAACATTCACTTCACTGGAGAGAAAGACCTGGAATTCCGCTCGGGAGGGGATGTGGACCACAGCACTCTCGTCACTCTCTTCAAGCTCTTGGGCTACAAAGTTCACATTCTTCTTGACCAGACCGCACAG gaaatgcaagagaAGCTGCAGAATTTTGCCCAGCTCCCGGCTCACCGAGTCACTGACTCCTGCATAGTGGCACTCCTCTCCCACGGCGTGGAGGGCGGCATCTACGGCGTGGACGGCAAACTGCTCCAG CTACAAGAGGTTTTTCGGCTCTTTGACAATGCCAACTGCCCGAGCCTACAGAACAAACCGAAAATGTTCTTCATCCAGGCCTGCCGTGGAG GTGCTAGCGGATCCCCTGGGCACCTCCTTCTGTTCACTGCTGCCACCGCCTCTCTTGCTCTGTAA
- the CASP2 gene encoding caspase-2 isoform X2: MAAPSAGSRSALQPKEQMAADRGRRMLRGCGMHPDHQEALKKNRVVLAKELLLSELLEHLLERDIITLEMREHIQAKTGSFGQNVELLNLLPKRGPQAFDAFCVALRETKQSHLEELLLRTLSGLQPVVPPLSCDYDLSLPFPACESCARRKQLRLSPDAVEHSLDHGDGPPCLQVKPCTPEFYQTHHQLAYRLQSRPRGLALVLSNIHFTGEKDLEFRSGGDVDHSTLVTLFKLLGYKVHILLDQTAQEMQEKLQNFAQLPAHRVTDSCIVALLSHGVEGGIYGVDGKLLQLQEVFRLFDNANCPSLQNKPKMFFIQACRGDETDRGVDQQDGKNHNRSPDCEGPLPCATPSEAPGTWRPSRRCSPRGPVTCTWPTCW, encoded by the exons ATGGCGGCGCCGAGCGCGGGCTCCCGGTCCGCCCTCCAGCCAAAGGAGCAGATGGCTGCTGATAGGGGGCGCAG GATGTTGAGAGGGTGTGGCATGCATCCTGACCATCAGGAAGCTCTCAAAAAGAACCGCGTGGTGCTGGCCAAAGAGCTGCTGCTGAGCGAACTGTTGGAACACCTCCTGGAGAGGGACATTATCACCTTGGAAATGAGAGAGCACATTCAG GCCAAGACGGGCAGTTTCGGCCAGAACGTGGAACTCCTCAACTTGCTGCCCAAGAGAGGCCCCCAGGCCTTTGATGCCTTCTGTGTGGCCCTGAGGGAGACCAAGCAGAGCCACCTGGAGGAGCTGCTGCTCAGAACCCTGTCCGGTCTTCAGCCTGTAGTCCCGCCG TTGAGCTGCGACTATGACCTGAGTCTCCCTTTCCCAGCGTGTGAGTCCTGTGCCCGCCGCAAGCAGCTCCGCCTGTCTCCAG ATGCGGTGGAACACTCCCTAGACCATGGAGATGGTCCTCCCTGCCTCCAGGTGAAGCCCTGCACGCCTGAGTTTTATCAGACACACCACCAGCTG GCCTACAGGTTGCAGTCTCGGCCCCGCGGCCTGGCACTGGTGCTTAGCAACATTCACTTCACTGGAGAGAAAGACCTGGAATTCCGCTCGGGAGGGGATGTGGACCACAGCACTCTCGTCACTCTCTTCAAGCTCTTGGGCTACAAAGTTCACATTCTTCTTGACCAGACCGCACAG gaaatgcaagagaAGCTGCAGAATTTTGCCCAGCTCCCGGCTCACCGAGTCACTGACTCCTGCATAGTGGCACTCCTCTCCCACGGCGTGGAGGGCGGCATCTACGGCGTGGACGGCAAACTGCTCCAG CTACAAGAGGTTTTTCGGCTCTTTGACAATGCCAACTGCCCGAGCCTACAGAACAAACCGAAAATGTTCTTCATCCAGGCCTGCCGTGGAG ATGAAACGGATCGGGGGGTCGACCAGCAAGACGGGAAGAACCACAACCGATCCCCCGATTGCGAG GGACCGCTGCCATGCGCAACACCAAGCGAGGCTCCTGGTACGTGGAGGCCCTCACGCAGGTGTTCTCCGAGAGGGCCTGTGACATGCACGTGGCCGACATGCTGGTGA